Proteins encoded together in one Streptomyces umbrinus window:
- a CDS encoding ABC transporter ATP-binding protein, with translation MTSTLLQVKGLGKTYPLPGGGHHKAAEDVSFTLQPGGALGIVGESGSGKTTVARMLVGLTTPDTGTITVEGRPREPRTPRRRTARLTRAREIQMVFQDPYVSLDPRLTATQCLRSALRLHDRPESLAATLLDQVGLGEREAGARPRHLSGGQRQRLAIARALAVDPRILVLDEAVAALDVSIQAQILRLLDDIRRDTGVALVFVSHDLAVVQHVTDEVLVMRGGRTVEQGPTARVLTEPSDPYTRLLLASVPGDGWDPADAVAARASLSV, from the coding sequence ATGACAAGCACCCTGCTGCAGGTAAAGGGCCTCGGCAAGACCTACCCCCTCCCCGGCGGGGGCCACCACAAGGCCGCCGAGGACGTCTCCTTCACACTGCAGCCCGGCGGAGCCCTGGGCATCGTCGGCGAATCCGGCTCAGGCAAAACCACAGTCGCCCGCATGCTCGTAGGCCTGACCACCCCCGACACCGGAACAATCACAGTCGAAGGCCGCCCCCGCGAACCCCGAACACCCCGCCGCCGAACCGCAAGACTCACCCGAGCCCGCGAGATCCAGATGGTCTTCCAGGACCCGTACGTCTCCCTGGACCCCAGACTCACCGCGACCCAGTGCCTCCGCTCGGCCCTGCGCCTGCACGACCGCCCCGAATCCCTCGCCGCGACGCTCCTGGACCAGGTCGGCCTGGGCGAGCGGGAGGCCGGGGCCCGCCCCCGCCACCTCTCCGGCGGCCAACGCCAACGACTGGCGATCGCCCGAGCCCTGGCGGTCGACCCACGCATCCTCGTCCTGGACGAGGCCGTCGCCGCGCTCGACGTGTCGATCCAGGCCCAGATCCTGCGACTCCTGGACGACATCCGCCGGGACACCGGGGTCGCTCTGGTCTTCGTCAGCCACGACCTGGCCGTCGTGCAGCACGTCACGGACGAGGTCCTGGTGATGCGCGGCGGCCGGACCGTCGAGCAGGGGCCCACCGCCCGCGTACTGACCGAGCCGTCGGACCCGTACACCCGCCTGCTGCTCGCCTCCGTACCGGGCGACGGCTGGGACCCGGCGGACGCGGTCGCGGCGCGGGCGTCTCTCAGTGTCTGA
- a CDS encoding ABC transporter permease, giving the protein MLARISRRLAGLLATLFAASFVIFAAVYAAPGDPAVFLAGGRDKLTPERLASVRAQYHLDEPLVVQYGRWLWDCVHLDLGRSFQYSDQVGDLVSARLPTTLQLVAYATVLFVVLGVGAGILAAVRRSTWVDSAVVGGTTLAASVPSFVAAIALVSLFGVQLGWFPVTGSGTGIAGTLHHLTLPALSLALGALAIISRVTRQAMADAAASDHVEAARASGVPERDIIRRHVLRNALGPIVTMCGLVMAGMLAGTVVVETAFGLSGIGSLLVGSINAHDFPVAQAVLLLMVTGYVVVTTAVDLVHPLLDPRVKEVRPA; this is encoded by the coding sequence ATGCTCGCTCGTATATCCCGGCGGCTGGCCGGTCTGCTGGCCACTCTGTTCGCCGCGTCCTTCGTCATCTTCGCCGCCGTGTACGCGGCGCCCGGCGACCCGGCCGTGTTCCTCGCGGGCGGGCGCGACAAGCTCACCCCCGAACGGCTCGCCTCGGTCCGTGCGCAGTACCACCTCGACGAGCCGCTCGTCGTCCAGTACGGGCGCTGGCTGTGGGACTGCGTCCACCTCGACCTCGGCCGCTCCTTCCAGTACAGCGACCAGGTCGGCGACCTGGTCTCCGCCCGCCTGCCGACCACCCTGCAACTCGTCGCGTACGCCACTGTGCTCTTCGTCGTCCTCGGCGTCGGCGCCGGAATCCTGGCCGCCGTGCGCCGCTCGACCTGGGTGGACTCGGCGGTCGTCGGCGGTACGACCCTCGCCGCCTCCGTGCCGTCCTTCGTCGCCGCGATCGCACTCGTCTCGCTCTTCGGCGTACAACTGGGCTGGTTCCCGGTGACCGGCAGCGGTACGGGAATCGCGGGCACCCTGCACCATCTGACGCTGCCCGCCCTGTCGTTGGCGCTCGGCGCGCTCGCGATCATCAGCCGGGTCACCCGCCAGGCCATGGCGGACGCCGCCGCCTCCGACCACGTGGAGGCGGCCCGCGCCTCCGGAGTCCCGGAGCGCGACATCATCCGCCGCCATGTCCTGCGCAACGCGCTCGGCCCCATCGTCACCATGTGCGGCCTGGTCATGGCGGGCATGCTCGCCGGCACGGTCGTCGTCGAGACGGCCTTCGGGCTGAGCGGCATCGGCTCGCTCCTGGTCGGCTCGATCAACGCGCACGACTTCCCGGTGGCACAGGCGGTCCTGCTGCTGATGGTCACCGGCTACGTCGTGGTGACGACGGCCGTCGACCTCGTCCACCCGCTGCTGGACCCACGCGTCAAGGAGGTGCGCCCCGCATGA
- a CDS encoding ABC transporter permease, which translates to MTTLALRPVAAGPRPRRRPLGVLIAAAVLALVVLAAALAPLIAPYAPDAIDLSASLAGTSADHLLGTDSSGQDLLSRVLHGARTSLIAPLLLLAVAAVLGVTLGVLSAWHGGWIDALVSRITDVMYAFPGLLFTVLIIAVFGTGTTTSVLALGLAFTPTVARYTRSLALSEVRKPYVDAYRVQGMGGTRICALHLVPNLGRSVLGYLVVLFGEAVMSLATLSYLGFGAQPPSSDWGLMVQEGQSAVVQGALLPALVPGTAIALVVVSVNVAGVWAADRLGSQD; encoded by the coding sequence ATGACCACCCTCGCCCTGCGGCCCGTGGCGGCCGGCCCCCGCCCCCGCCGACGCCCCCTCGGCGTCCTGATCGCCGCCGCCGTCCTCGCCCTGGTCGTCCTCGCGGCGGCCCTCGCCCCGCTGATCGCGCCCTATGCCCCCGACGCCATCGACCTCTCCGCGTCCCTCGCCGGCACCAGCGCGGACCACCTCCTCGGCACCGACTCCTCCGGCCAGGACCTGCTCTCCCGGGTGCTCCACGGAGCCCGTACGAGCCTGATCGCACCGCTCCTGCTCCTCGCGGTCGCCGCCGTGCTCGGAGTCACCCTCGGTGTGCTCTCGGCCTGGCACGGCGGCTGGATCGACGCCCTCGTCTCCCGGATCACCGACGTGATGTACGCCTTCCCCGGCCTGCTCTTCACCGTCCTGATCATCGCCGTCTTCGGCACCGGGACCACGACCTCCGTGCTCGCCCTCGGGCTGGCCTTCACCCCGACCGTCGCCCGGTACACCCGCTCGCTCGCCCTCTCCGAGGTCCGCAAGCCGTACGTCGACGCCTACCGCGTCCAGGGCATGGGCGGCACCCGCATCTGCGCCCTGCACCTGGTGCCCAACCTGGGCCGCTCGGTCCTCGGCTACCTCGTCGTCCTCTTCGGCGAGGCCGTGATGTCCCTGGCGACCCTCTCCTACCTGGGCTTCGGCGCCCAACCACCCTCCTCCGACTGGGGATTGATGGTCCAGGAGGGCCAGTCCGCCGTCGTCCAGGGCGCCCTGCTGCCCGCCCTCGTCCCCGGCACGGCCATCGCCCTGGTCGTCGTGTCCGTCAACGTGGCCGGCGTCTGGGCCGCCGACCGCCTCGGAAGTCAGGACTGA
- a CDS encoding ABC transporter ATP-binding protein: MLLSLEDLTVQVPGTARPLLDSVTLTVAEGEVVGLVGESGSGKSTTAKAALGLLPAGADFAGSVRVDGTDVLGLRGEALRAHRADTVAMIHQDPRATLNPVRRIGDFLVERGATKERAVELLAAVGLSDPEQRVRQRPHELSGGMLQRVVIAGALAARPRLLLADEATSALDVTTQAEILAQLRTAREEQGAGLLFITHDLHLAAAYCDRVYVMYAGRVVEERSARALFTTPAHPYTRGLLTCTPTLGDSQPLTPIPGRPPSLSDTFAGCPFAPRCGEAEEECDTWLPEPVFLEERGLLEAGAPSEGGAPLEEGGMAACRRVVGRRSAGRWGSPRSSEAESGGGWAQRTTAGQPKDKVSHK, encoded by the coding sequence ATGCTGCTGTCGCTAGAGGACCTCACGGTCCAAGTCCCGGGCACGGCCCGCCCCTTGCTCGACTCCGTCACCCTGACCGTCGCGGAGGGCGAGGTCGTCGGCCTGGTCGGCGAGTCGGGCTCCGGCAAGTCGACCACCGCGAAGGCGGCCCTTGGCCTGCTGCCCGCGGGCGCCGACTTCGCCGGCTCGGTCCGCGTCGACGGCACGGACGTACTGGGCCTGCGCGGCGAAGCCCTGCGCGCCCACCGCGCCGACACCGTCGCGATGATCCACCAGGACCCGCGCGCCACCCTCAACCCGGTCCGCCGCATCGGCGACTTCCTCGTCGAACGCGGCGCCACGAAGGAACGGGCCGTCGAACTCCTCGCCGCCGTCGGCCTGTCCGACCCCGAGCAGCGGGTCCGCCAGCGCCCCCACGAACTCTCCGGCGGCATGCTCCAGCGCGTCGTCATCGCCGGCGCCCTGGCCGCCCGCCCCCGCCTCCTGCTCGCCGACGAGGCCACCAGCGCCCTCGACGTCACCACCCAGGCCGAGATCCTCGCCCAGCTCCGCACGGCCCGCGAGGAACAAGGCGCGGGCCTTCTCTTCATCACCCACGACCTGCACCTGGCGGCGGCGTACTGCGACCGCGTGTACGTCATGTACGCCGGCCGAGTAGTCGAGGAACGTTCAGCCCGCGCCCTCTTCACGACCCCGGCCCACCCCTACACCCGAGGCCTCCTCACCTGCACCCCAACCCTCGGCGATTCCCAACCCCTGACCCCGATCCCGGGCCGCCCTCCATCCCTCTCGGACACCTTCGCGGGCTGCCCGTTCGCCCCGAGGTGCGGAGAGGCGGAGGAGGAGTGCGATACGTGGCTTCCGGAGCCGGTGTTCCTGGAAGAGCGGGGGCTACTGGAAGCCGGGGCACCTTCGGAAGGCGGGGCGCCTTTGGAAGAGGGCGGCATGGCAGCCTGCCGCCGCGTTGTGGGCAGGCGTTCCGCAGGGCGATGGGGGTCCCCCCGCTCGAGCGAAGCCGAGAGTGGGGGAGGGTGGGCACAACGCACAACGGCGGGTCAGCCAAAGGACAAGGTGAGCCACAAATGA
- a CDS encoding cold-shock protein produces the protein MATGTVKWFNAEKGFGFIAQEGGGPDVFVHYSAINASGFRSLEENQAVTFDVTQGPKGPQAENVTPV, from the coding sequence ATGGCTACCGGAACCGTGAAGTGGTTCAACGCTGAAAAGGGCTTTGGTTTCATCGCCCAGGAAGGCGGCGGCCCGGACGTCTTCGTCCACTACTCCGCGATCAACGCGAGCGGATTCCGCTCTCTCGAAGAGAACCAGGCGGTTACCTTCGACGTGACCCAGGGTCCGAAGGGCCCGCAGGCGGAGAACGTCACCCCCGTCTGA